A genomic region of candidate division TA06 bacterium contains the following coding sequences:
- the rocD gene encoding ornithine--oxo-acid transaminase, translating to MSKSKDMIRMTEKYGAHNYRPLPVVIGKAQGIWVWDVEGKKYLDMLSAYSAVNQGHRHPAIIKAMTRQAGRLTLTSRAFHNDQLGPFLRKLCQYSQMEAALPMNTGAEAVETAIKLARKWGYEKKKITRNQAEIIVCAENFHGRTTTIVSFSTDPDAYEGFGPAAPGFKIVPYNSPEEVEKAITLNTVAFMVEPIQGEAGVIVPNKGYLTKCKEICRRHNILFILDEVQTGFCRTGKPFCWQHENAKPDVMIVGKALGGGIYPVSAVLTRWNVMEVIKPGQHGSTFGGNPLACAIGSAALDVLKKEALDRKAREMGDYFRKQLRALKTNKIKEVRGIGLLTGMELRPEAGKARPYCERMMKLGMLAKDTHAQTIRFAPPLVITKKEVDWAVKLIAKALEMDVPVAKTETH from the coding sequence ATGTCCAAAAGCAAAGATATGATCCGGATGACCGAGAAATACGGAGCCCATAACTACCGCCCGCTGCCGGTGGTAATCGGCAAAGCCCAGGGGATCTGGGTCTGGGACGTGGAGGGGAAAAAATATTTAGACATGCTTTCGGCCTACTCGGCGGTCAACCAGGGGCACCGGCATCCGGCCATCATCAAGGCCATGACCAGGCAGGCAGGCCGCCTGACCCTGACCAGCCGGGCCTTTCACAATGATCAGTTGGGGCCGTTCCTGAGGAAGCTCTGCCAGTATTCCCAAATGGAGGCCGCCCTCCCCATGAACACCGGGGCCGAAGCGGTGGAGACCGCCATCAAGCTGGCCCGCAAGTGGGGCTACGAAAAAAAGAAGATCACCAGGAACCAGGCCGAGATCATAGTCTGCGCCGAAAACTTCCACGGCCGCACCACCACCATCGTCAGCTTTTCCACCGACCCCGACGCCTACGAGGGATTCGGGCCGGCCGCCCCGGGCTTCAAGATTGTTCCCTATAACAGCCCCGAGGAGGTGGAGAAGGCCATCACCCTCAACACCGTGGCCTTCATGGTGGAGCCGATTCAGGGCGAGGCCGGGGTTATAGTTCCCAATAAGGGTTATTTGACCAAGTGCAAGGAGATCTGTCGCCGCCACAATATACTATTCATTTTAGACGAGGTCCAGACCGGATTCTGCCGCACCGGCAAGCCCTTCTGCTGGCAGCACGAGAACGCCAAGCCGGACGTGATGATAGTGGGCAAGGCCCTGGGCGGCGGGATCTATCCGGTCTCGGCGGTTTTAACCCGATGGAACGTGATGGAGGTGATCAAGCCCGGCCAGCACGGCAGCACCTTCGGCGGCAACCCGCTGGCATGCGCCATCGGCAGCGCGGCCCTGGATGTCCTGAAAAAAGAGGCCCTGGACAGGAAAGCCCGGGAGATGGGAGACTATTTCCGCAAGCAGCTCCGGGCCTTAAAGACCAACAAGATCAAGGAGGTCCGCGGCATTGGACTGTTGACCGGGATGGAGCTGCGTCCAGAGGCCGGCAAGGCCCGCCCCTACTGCGAACGAATGATGAAACTGGGGATGCTGGCCAAGGACACCCACGCCCAGACCATTCGTTTTGCCCCGCCCTTAGTGATCACCAAGAAGGAAGTGGACTGGGCGGTCAAGCTGATAGCCAAGGCGCTGGAGATGGACGTGCCGGTGGCCAAAACCGAAACGCACTGA
- a CDS encoding type II toxin-antitoxin system HicA family toxin produces MPGNIKRRELIRGLGLFGFTGPYPGGKHQFMIKGELKLRVPNPHGSGDIGIDLLRQILRQAGISLVEWESKLK; encoded by the coding sequence ATGCCGGGCAATATTAAACGAAGGGAATTGATACGTGGGCTTGGATTGTTCGGTTTTACCGGCCCCTATCCGGGCGGCAAGCATCAATTCATGATAAAGGGCGAGCTTAAGTTGCGTGTGCCTAACCCTCATGGGTCGGGCGATATTGGGATAGACCTGTTAAGACAAATCTTGCGGCAAGCAGGAATATCTTTGGTAGAGTGGGAAAGTAAACTAAAATGA
- a CDS encoding helix-turn-helix transcriptional regulator — MESQKKTLGRRIRELRKARGLTQEQLAERTDLDYTSIGALERGVFNPSLNTAGKIAVALGISIHQLITIPKGKPATEKEIRLHHIAERLDKLDPNSLKLIDEFISSVLPWIKTNKK, encoded by the coding sequence ATGGAATCGCAAAAGAAGACACTTGGCAGGCGCATTCGCGAACTGCGAAAAGCCCGGGGCCTGACCCAGGAACAATTGGCCGAGCGGACGGACTTGGACTATACTTCCATCGGGGCGTTGGAGCGGGGAGTGTTCAACCCCTCGCTTAATACCGCCGGAAAGATAGCCGTTGCCTTGGGCATCAGCATTCATCAACTGATAACCATACCCAAAGGCAAACCAGCCACCGAAAAAGAAATAAGGCTCCATCATATCGCGGAAAGATTAGACAAATTGGATCCAAACTCGTTGAAACTCATCGATGAGTTTATCAGTTCTGTATTGCCATGGATAAAAACCAATAAAAAATAG